From a region of the Panicum virgatum strain AP13 chromosome 2K, P.virgatum_v5, whole genome shotgun sequence genome:
- the LOC120690711 gene encoding uncharacterized protein LOC120690711, producing the protein MAKLPHLPSPLAALPLLCLLLLAAPLPSISRDSPRETVSGAARAGSTIHQLLKDHGLPGGLLPRGVQSYTLDESTGLLQARLSAPCYAKYDNGDLAYFDTMVRGNLSKGALRGVEGLAQEELFVWLPVKGILVAGEQPGVIVFDIGYAHKSLSRSLFEDPPDCKPSAAAGMAAAAAAARWKDRQGVPHLRLRREVAGDRQEQR; encoded by the exons ATGGCAAAGCTCCCGCATCTaccctcgccgctcgccgcgctcccgctcctgtgcctcctcctgcttgccgcgccgctgccctcgATATCCCGCGACTCGCCCAGGGAAACCGtctccggcgccgcccgcgccggcagTACGATACACCAGCTCCTCAAGGATCACGGCCTCCCCGGCGGCCTGCTCCCGCGGGGCGTGCAGTCGTACACCCTGGACGAGTCCACCGGCCTGCTGCAGGCGCGGCTGTCAGCGCCGTGCTACGCCAAGTACGACAACGGCGACCTCGCCTACTTCGACACCATGGTGCGCGGCAACCTCAGCAAGGGCGCGCTCCGCGGCGTGGAGGGCCTCGCGCAGGAGGAGCTCTTCGTGTGGCTCCCCGTCAAGGGCATCCTCGTCGCGGGCGAGCAGCCCGGGGTCATCGTCTTCGACATCGGGTACGCGCACAAGAGCCTCTCGAGGTCGCTCTTCGAGGACCCGCCGGACTGCAagccgtcggccgccgccgggatggccgccgccgccgccgccgccaggtggAAGGATAGGCAAG GTGTTCCTCACCTGAGGTTGAGGAGAGAAGTAGCAGGAGACCGCCAGGAGCAGAGGTGA